TAGAGGAATAAAATAAGTTTGTAAAATATCTTCTGGTATAACTTTTTGTAAAATAGCATTAACCGAGGTTAATATAATAACTTTTTCGTTATTTCTTTTGATTTTTGACAATTCAAAAAGGCAGTTTAATCTTTCTGCTAACACAGCTAGACTTGGTGAACTACGGTCATAAGGCAAACAATCCCAAGCAGGAAAATGTAATATTTTTGCATCAGGCACTAAAAAATTAAGACAAGTTTCTAATTCTAAAAATTTTCTTGCATCTTTAGCTATAAATAAAATTTTATTAGAATGACTAATTTTCTTTGCTAATAGATCAGCAATGATTATTGCTTCACCACCCGAGACAACACGATCAATAACAATATGATCACCTTTTTTCGGAATAAAATTATTGAAAAATGAGAACATATTAGTAAGAATTTATTATAGACATTAACAAAGGAGTTTTTTGATCATCATTCAATGTTTCCATCCCTAAGCACCAATTGTAGATTTGTCTATCACTGAGTTCAAGTATCTTTTCAAACTCATTTAGCTCTGCAGCTGACATTTTATGTAAATTTTGCTTAGCAAAATTTCCTAGGATATAATCCATTTCTTTCATACCCCTATGAGAGGCTCTGTATAATAAACGTTTTTGTTGGATTGTTGTATGATGCTTTAACATTTTACTATACCATAGTTATAAAATTTGTTACCCTGTTGATATAACAAATAAACCTTATTTTCACAAGTTAATATAAGTATAAAAATGCATATTCAGCAATTAAGTTTCTTTTTTACTCCTTTAAAAGATTTAAAAATTATAGGAACGCAAAATGCTACTAAATTAGCTAAATTATTGAATATTGCTAATTTTGAAGAAGCTCTCGTTTTAGATTTATTATATTTACTACCTTATAAAATTATAGATAGAAGCAAATATATTTCTATAAATAATATAGTAGAAGGAAATATAGTAACTATTGAAGCTACAATTAGTAATATTATTTCACCCGGAAAAAGATATAAAAAAGCACCATATAAAATAAATCTTATCGATGATACTGGTTATGTGCAACTTATTTATTTTAATAGCTTAATTTATAATTATCTTAAAAAATTTAAAGTTGGAGATAAGGTAATAGTCTCAGGTAAAGCTGAAAAATATCGAAATAATTTCACTATAGCTCACCCCGATTATATTTTGCCTATTGATCAAAAAGATAAGTTACCTAATATTGAAATTATATATCCTGCTACGGCTAGTTTATCCTCCAAAAAAATAGCTTTTTTAATAAAACAAATTATAAATAATTTACCAGATGTACCTGAGTGGCTTCCTAGTGAAATTATAGCTAAATATAATTTACCTAAATTTAGCGATGCTATAAAAAAAATTCATAACCCTGCTAATATGAATGATCTAGCAATTGATACACCGTGGAGAAAAAGATTAGCTTTTGAAGAATTATTTGCTCATCAATTAGCTTTAGCTATTATCAGATTATCTCAAACAGAAGAGATAATTAGAACAGAAAATAAAAAATTAAAATTAATTAAGCAATTATATGACTTATTACCATATGAATTAACTATCTCACAACAAAATGTTATTAATGAAATATTTAATGATCTAGAGAAAAATAAACCTATGTTAAGGTTAATACAGGGAGATGTTGGCTCTGGTAAAACTATAGTAGCCTTATTTGCGGCTATTAAAACAATCCAACAAAATGGTCAAATAGCGTTAATGTCCCCTACAGAAACTTTAGCTAAACAACATTTTACTAATATAAAAAAATTAACTGAAACTTTAAATATTAATGTGGAGATATTGACTAGCGCAAATAGTAAAATAAGTAAAAATAAAATTATTGAAGAATTAAAAACAGGAAAAATAGACATTTTAATTGGTACGCATGCGCTTATCCATCCTGACATTATTTTTAAAGATTTAAAGTTAGCTATTATAGATGAACAACATAGATTTGGAGTTAATCAGCGCTTGCAATTATCAGAATATAAAAAAAATCCTGATACTTTACTCTTAACCGCCACACCTATACCGCGTAGTATGTTATTAGCTACCTTAGGAGATATGGATATATCACAATTAACAGAAAAGCCAATTAATCGTCAACCGATAAATACGACTACCATAGCTATAAATAAAATCAATCAATTGATTAGTAGTTTAAAAAATATTATTACTCAAAATCAACAAATTTATTGGGTATGTCCATTAATTGAAGAAACAGATAAATTACCTTTAACACCGGCCAAAGATAGATATGAAATTTTAAAAAAAACTTTTGCAGATAAAGTAGGATTATTACATGGTAAAATGAATAGTAAAGAAAAAGATAAAATAATGGAGGACTTTACTAACGGAAAAATCCAAATATTAGTAACTACTACAGTGATAGAAGTAGGAATAGATATCGCTAACGCTACAGTAATGATTATAGAAAATGCTGAAAGATTTGGACTTGCTCAATTGCATCAATTAAGAGGTCGAGTTGGTCGAAGTGATATAAAATCTAATTGTATTTTATTATATCAACCGCCCCTATCAGATTTAGCCTTTAAAAGGTTATCTATTTTAAAAAATAGTGATGATGGTTTTTTAATAGCAGAAAAAGATTTAGAATTAAGAGGTCAAGGCGAATTATTAGGCACGAAACAATCTGGAGTGCCTAATTTTTATTTTGCTCAGTCATATTTCCATAAAGATTTATTAATTCTAGCAAATAAATTAGCTAAAAAGATTTTATCTACTGATGAAAGATTCAATTCTATCGTATATTTACCGTTATATTTATTTAAAAAAGATAAAAGTTTGAATCTTTTAAGAGCAGGATAATCACTCTACGGTGACGGATTTAGCTAAATTACGTGGTTGATCAACATCGGTTCCTAAAGATATAGCTGTATGATAAGCTATAAATTGCATAGGTATTGTATAAATTATTGGAGCAATAATTTCGGGCACAACCGGTAAGATAATCATATGACTAGCTATATCTTTAACAAATTTTTCACCTTTTTCATCGGTTACTACTATTAATTGCGCACCTCTAGATTCTACTTCTCTTATATTTGAAATAGTTTTTTCAAATAATTTATCATAAGGTGCTATTACTACTACAGGAGTATCTTTATCAATTAAGGCAATAGGTCCATGTTTTAATTCACCTGCGGCATATCCTTCTGCATGAATATAAGATAATTCTTTCATTTTCAATGCACCCTCTAACGCAATTGGATAAGAGGTACCACGACCAAAATACAACATGCTTTTTACATCTAATAAATGCGAAGCTATTTCTTTAATTTGCTTATCTAATTTTAGCACTTGATTGATGTATCTAGGTAATTCACTTAATTCTTTAATTAATTCTACTTCTTTCTCATCTGTTAATATACCTCTTTGTTTACCTGCTGCTATTGCTAAAGCTGCTAATACAGTCAATTGACATAAAAATGCTTTAGTAGAAGCTACGCAAATTTCTGGTCCTGCTAAAATAGGAAAATTATAATCAGATAATCTTGCTATAGTTGAACCTTCGACATTTACAACTGAAACACAATCTAAATTATGTTCTTTACAGATTTTTAATGAAGCTAATGTATCAGCAGTCTCTCCAGATTGCGATACAAAGATATAAAGATTTTTTTTAGAAAAAGGTACATCTCTATATCTAAATTCAGAGGCTACATCACATTCCACTGATATATTAGCATATTTTTCAAAATAATATTTTGCTACTAAAGTAGAAATATAACCTGTACCGCAAGAGGAAAAACAAATAGAATTATATTTTTTCCAATCTATATTACATAAACTATCCTTAATGCGATGATTAACTAAATCAAAATATCTTGCTAATGTATAAGATACAACTTCTGCCTGTTCATACATTTCTTTCTGCATAAAATGCCGATAAGGCGCTTTAGATATGACTAGTTGATTAGCTGATATTGTTTCAATTGAACGTTCTACTTCTTTTCCATCATTATCATAAATTGTAATTTTTTCTGGTGTTAATATCGCCCAATCACCGTCATTTAAATAAGATATTTTATTAGTATAAGGTGCAAGAGCAATAGCATCAGACCCGACATATACTTCATTATCTCCGTAGCCAATTGATAAAGATGGACCATTACGAGCAATTATTAACATGTTAGGATGACCTTTAAACATCATAACTAAGGCAAAAGCCCCTCTTAATTGAGGTAAGATTTTTTTAACTGCTTCACTAGGAGTCAATCCATTGTCTAACTCAGAAGATAATAAATGTAATACTACTTCTGTATCTGTATCTGAATTATAAGTTATCTTTTTATCTGCTAAATTTTGTTTTATCTCAGCAAAATTTTCAATAATTCCATTATGTACTAGAGCTAATTTTTCATTCACATGTGGATGAGCATTGCGAACTATAGCCGCACCATGGGTTGCCCAACGAGTATGACCGATACCGATACAACCATTAAGTTCATGTTCATTTAGTATCTTTTCTAAATTAATTAACTTACCCTCTGCTCTTAGACAAGAAATAGTATCTCCTTCTAATGTAGCGAGACCAGCGGAATCATATCCACGATATTCTAATCTTTTCAATGTATCTAAAATAGATTTGGAAACAGGTTCCTTACTAATAATCCCAATGATTCCACACATATTTTTCTCTCTATTGTTAATGAAATAATTTAGTATAATATTATTTATTATATAACTAAGTCATATTTATTTTTTTCCACTAGGTAACTTATTTATTTTATTAATTTGATAAGATCTAGCTATAGCTAAAGATTTTTCAGGAACATCCTGCGTTATTATACTACCAGCGGCAATAAAAGCACCATAATTTATTTTAACTGGAGCTATTAAAGCAGACTGTGAACCAATGAATACATTATTTTTTATAATTGTTTTCCATTTATCCACACCATCATAATTACAAGTAATTACGCCTGCGCCAATATTTACATTCTCACCTATATCACTATCTCCAATATAACTTAAATGGTTAATTTTAGTATTTTTAGCAATATTAGCTTTTTTAATTTCACAAAAATTACCTATTTTAACATTTTCTTGTAAATTACTGCCAGGACGTAAGCGCGCATAAGGGCCGATGCTACAATTTTTTCCTATAGTAGATTGTTCTATATGCGAGAATGATAAAATTTTACAGCCTGTATCTATAGATACTCCAACACCAAAGAAAACATGCGGAAAAATTTCTACATCTGCAGCAATTTTTGTATCATAGGAAAAATAAATAGTTTCAGGTAATATTAAAGTTACTCCTGCCTGCATTAAGGCTTTACGCTTTTTATTTTGCCAAATAGATTCAGCTATCGATAGTTCTTCTTTAGTGTTAATACCTATTAAATTTTGCCAGTTTAATTTTATTGCCTCTACAGTTAACCCTTCTTTATTTGCAAGTTCAACTAAATCCGTTAAATAATATTCTTGCTTTTGGTTATTATTATCAATTTTTAATAATAATGGTAATAAATATTTTGTTTTAACTACCATTAAGCCAGAGTTACAAAATTTTATATTTTTTTGCGAATCATCTGCCTCTTTTTCTTCAATAATTTTTATTAATTTACCGTTTTCTTCAATTAGTCTTCCATATCCTTGTGGATCTGGAGGTATAAAACCAAAGATAACTAAATCAGCTCCGTTAGTTATCTTTTGTTGAGCTAACTTAAGATCTTCAGATTCTATTAGAGGTGTATCACCATAGACAATATAAGTTATGTCACTATCATTATTTTCTAAAAATTTTTTAGCTGTTAATACTGCGTGAGCAGTACCTTGACGATTTTCCTGCTTAAAAAATTTTAAATTAGCTAAATTTTCTTTTAGAACTTCTTCTACTTTTGATGATTGATTACCAATTATTACTGCAATATCCGTTATATTAGCTTTTTTTACCGTATTAATAACATGATTTATCATAGGTAATCCGGCAATTTTATGTAATATTTTAGGCGTATTAGAACACATTCGAGTGCCCTCGCCTGCGGCAAGAATTATAGCTGAAGAATTAATCATAGGTCACCTTTTATCCAAAACTATTAATATTAGGGAAAGTTTCTAATATCCAAAAAGAAATATTTTGCATACCTCCAGTAATAAAAAGCACACCAGCGATAATAAGTAATATTCCTATTATTTTTTTTATTTTGTTCATATGCATACGAGATTTTGTTAAAAAAATCATAAATTGTCCTGAAAATAACCCCGCTAAGATAAATGGTATACCTAAGCCAATAGAGTAAATTAATAATAATAGTCCTCCTTGTAATATATGATTTTGTGAACTAGCTAAAACTAAAATAGGGCTTAAAATAGGACCAATACATGGTGTCCAACCAAAAGCAAAAGCTAACCCCATAATAAAAGCACCAAAATAATTTATGCTTATATTATTAGTTTGGAAGCGTGCCTCTCGCGAAAATAACGCTATAGAAAATAGTCCTAAAAAATTTAATCCCATTAAAATAATTATTACCCCGCCTATTATAGCTAATTCTGAATGCCAAAAGCGTAAAAAGGCGCTGATAGTGGTAGCACCTAAACCGAGAAGAGTAAAGATGATAGTAAAACCTAATACAAAAAAAACAGAGGAAAAGAATAATCTGCGACGTTTTGTAGAAAAACTTGTAATTTTTTGATTCTTATAATCATCAATTGAGATACCTGCCATATAGGATAAATAAGGAGGAACTAAAGGTAAAACACATGGCGATAAAAAGGATAAAGCTCCAGCTAAAAAAACTATACAGATATATGATATACTTACAGACATAATTTTACCTATAATTAGAGAGTGACATGAATAACTTATAGCAAATATAGAAGTTTGTGTATCTATAAAGCTATAAAAAAATTATCCAAAAAAAATTATCCAAAAAAAAATGCGAAAAACTATAAAAAGTTATTGACCTTTTATTAAAATATCCTTATTTTCGCTTCATAACTTAGAGCTTCTTTAAGTTATCTCAATATTGAATATTGAGAGCACGTAGCTCAGCCGGTAGAGCAACTGACTTTTAATCAGTAGGTCCAGGGTTCGAATCCCTGCGTGCTCACCACTTTATAAAGTGGTGAATGTTTTATTTTCATTGTAAGTAGCAGTTTTTAATTAAGCTTCATTATTTAAATAGTTGAGTTGATTCTGCTTATTCGGATATTGATTTATCGACTATAATTTAATTTCACTTATTCGTTATGAATATAATTATATCTTTATTTTCCATATAAAATAGTTAACAGAATTTATTTAATAGTGTTTAAAACAGTATTAGCTACGTTTTGACTAATTCTATTTAATTTAGATTATTAGATTTAACCAAGCAATTTATAATTATTCATTTATGGAACTGTAATCATAAAATTTTATATAAATGTCTTGTTTTAAAACTAAGAATATATTTTGTTTATATTCTTAGTTTTGCGTATATTTCTATCTTTAAACATCTGAAATAAAATATTAACAAAGATAAAATATTTATATAAATTATGTTTCACATAAATATATTAATACGTAAATATAGTTATTATTTCTTTTTTGCTAATATATCTCTTATTTCTGTTAATAATGCTTCTTCTTTAGTAATTTTCACTGGTAAATTTTTCTCATCAGCTTCTTCTTTATGTCTTATTTTACTTAAAGCTTTTACAAAAAAGAATAATATCCATGCTGTAATTAAAAAATTGATAAAAATGGTTAACAAATTACCATAAGCAATTGTTGCCCCCGTAGCTTTAGCTGCCGCTAAAGTTTGTTTAGGTTCTCCGGATAACTGCCAAAACATATTTGAAAAATCTATTCCACCTGTTAATAAACCTATAAGAGGAGTAAAAAAATCTGAAACTATAGCATTAACTAAACTAGTAAAAGCGCTACCGATAATAACACCAATAGCTAGATCTAACATATTGCCTTTAATAGCAAATTTTTTAAATTCTTGAAATAGTGACATCAACTGCCTCCGATTATTCGAATCATGAGAGAATAATAAACATAATTATCCAATAGTTAGTTCCTTAATTTAAATATCTTATATTTTTTTGTTTCGTTTTTTATAAGTTTCCATTATAACCATTAAAATAGCGTTAATATTTCTAAGGATAGTAAATGAATTTTTTTTCTTCTATAGGACGATCTGCGCTTTTTATGTTTGAACCAGAAAAAGCGCATATGTTATCAATAGCCGCTTTAAAATATG
The Bartonella sp. DGB1 genome window above contains:
- a CDS encoding succinate dehydrogenase assembly factor 2 produces the protein MLKHHTTIQQKRLLYRASHRGMKEMDYILGNFAKQNLHKMSAAELNEFEKILELSDRQIYNWCLGMETLNDDQKTPLLMSIINSY
- the recG gene encoding ATP-dependent DNA helicase RecG, with amino-acid sequence MHIQQLSFFFTPLKDLKIIGTQNATKLAKLLNIANFEEALVLDLLYLLPYKIIDRSKYISINNIVEGNIVTIEATISNIISPGKRYKKAPYKINLIDDTGYVQLIYFNSLIYNYLKKFKVGDKVIVSGKAEKYRNNFTIAHPDYILPIDQKDKLPNIEIIYPATASLSSKKIAFLIKQIINNLPDVPEWLPSEIIAKYNLPKFSDAIKKIHNPANMNDLAIDTPWRKRLAFEELFAHQLALAIIRLSQTEEIIRTENKKLKLIKQLYDLLPYELTISQQNVINEIFNDLEKNKPMLRLIQGDVGSGKTIVALFAAIKTIQQNGQIALMSPTETLAKQHFTNIKKLTETLNINVEILTSANSKISKNKIIEELKTGKIDILIGTHALIHPDIIFKDLKLAIIDEQHRFGVNQRLQLSEYKKNPDTLLLTATPIPRSMLLATLGDMDISQLTEKPINRQPINTTTIAINKINQLISSLKNIITQNQQIYWVCPLIEETDKLPLTPAKDRYEILKKTFADKVGLLHGKMNSKEKDKIMEDFTNGKIQILVTTTVIEVGIDIANATVMIIENAERFGLAQLHQLRGRVGRSDIKSNCILLYQPPLSDLAFKRLSILKNSDDGFLIAEKDLELRGQGELLGTKQSGVPNFYFAQSYFHKDLLILANKLAKKILSTDERFNSIVYLPLYLFKKDKSLNLLRAG
- the glmS gene encoding glutamine--fructose-6-phosphate transaminase (isomerizing), whose product is MCGIIGIISKEPVSKSILDTLKRLEYRGYDSAGLATLEGDTISCLRAEGKLINLEKILNEHELNGCIGIGHTRWATHGAAIVRNAHPHVNEKLALVHNGIIENFAEIKQNLADKKITYNSDTDTEVVLHLLSSELDNGLTPSEAVKKILPQLRGAFALVMMFKGHPNMLIIARNGPSLSIGYGDNEVYVGSDAIALAPYTNKISYLNDGDWAILTPEKITIYDNDGKEVERSIETISANQLVISKAPYRHFMQKEMYEQAEVVSYTLARYFDLVNHRIKDSLCNIDWKKYNSICFSSCGTGYISTLVAKYYFEKYANISVECDVASEFRYRDVPFSKKNLYIFVSQSGETADTLASLKICKEHNLDCVSVVNVEGSTIARLSDYNFPILAGPEICVASTKAFLCQLTVLAALAIAAGKQRGILTDEKEVELIKELSELPRYINQVLKLDKQIKEIASHLLDVKSMLYFGRGTSYPIALEGALKMKELSYIHAEGYAAGELKHGPIALIDKDTPVVVIAPYDKLFEKTISNIREVESRGAQLIVVTDEKGEKFVKDIASHMIILPVVPEIIAPIIYTIPMQFIAYHTAISLGTDVDQPRNLAKSVTVE
- the glmU gene encoding bifunctional UDP-N-acetylglucosamine diphosphorylase/glucosamine-1-phosphate N-acetyltransferase GlmU translates to MINSSAIILAAGEGTRMCSNTPKILHKIAGLPMINHVINTVKKANITDIAVIIGNQSSKVEEVLKENLANLKFFKQENRQGTAHAVLTAKKFLENNDSDITYIVYGDTPLIESEDLKLAQQKITNGADLVIFGFIPPDPQGYGRLIEENGKLIKIIEEKEADDSQKNIKFCNSGLMVVKTKYLLPLLLKIDNNNQKQEYYLTDLVELANKEGLTVEAIKLNWQNLIGINTKEELSIAESIWQNKKRKALMQAGVTLILPETIYFSYDTKIAADVEIFPHVFFGVGVSIDTGCKILSFSHIEQSTIGKNCSIGPYARLRPGSNLQENVKIGNFCEIKKANIAKNTKINHLSYIGDSDIGENVNIGAGVITCNYDGVDKWKTIIKNNVFIGSQSALIAPVKINYGAFIAAGSIITQDVPEKSLAIARSYQINKINKLPSGKK
- a CDS encoding cytochrome c biogenesis CcdA family protein: MSVSISYICIVFLAGALSFLSPCVLPLVPPYLSYMAGISIDDYKNQKITSFSTKRRRLFFSSVFFVLGFTIIFTLLGLGATTISAFLRFWHSELAIIGGVIIILMGLNFLGLFSIALFSREARFQTNNISINYFGAFIMGLAFAFGWTPCIGPILSPILVLASSQNHILQGGLLLLIYSIGLGIPFILAGLFSGQFMIFLTKSRMHMNKIKKIIGILLIIAGVLFITGGMQNISFWILETFPNINSFG
- the mscL gene encoding large conductance mechanosensitive channel protein MscL translates to MSLFQEFKKFAIKGNMLDLAIGVIIGSAFTSLVNAIVSDFFTPLIGLLTGGIDFSNMFWQLSGEPKQTLAAAKATGATIAYGNLLTIFINFLITAWILFFFVKALSKIRHKEEADEKNLPVKITKEEALLTEIRDILAKKK